The Cydia pomonella isolate Wapato2018A chromosome 20, ilCydPomo1, whole genome shotgun sequence genome contains a region encoding:
- the LOC133529341 gene encoding egalitarian protein homolog yields the protein MESMEYELARNLTLLFFVERLLDKGEPRTLHDLSCQFGAKGFTKEMRQIAGGSQSGLKKFLAQYPALFNIDGDYVDINTFQKHLSGAGAGSNNDYIEEAKEYFASKMIQYGEGTEVPIKSLLGHRSQASPQVRHISGQRIKEFKDFLLKHPDTFQIIEDNVVLVSENHRRGNTCSNSEQFHNLPVAHINTDTAQQLLDYVAQCIEAKGPVMVDQLFHLIVSRFPQEYWYQVFKSPADLNAFLKLFSDSFHVQSNLVTLISKPKIPVMYLNAKAKSKTESPKPLAEEKPVSPAPPTVVSPTPSDGHQSPANRILSPVESPRGPQANIANQTLKQRINSIVIKNLAENMVRDRVNNHLNARSSEETNGTPSIRSNLMGEAWRQKVLQCTTVIASVRECATLIDSIMNPKRTTKSIVSFDCEGINLGLKGVLTLCQIATINGEVYILDIMACPGMVVEGKIKDLLESENVIKIIHDCRNDSVNLYNQFEITLKNVFDTQAAHAVLQLQQQGVPVYKVKNLSLNALCELYNAPMNPMKEQLKNVYRRDQRYWARRPLSKDMIIYAASDVLSLVNPAIYAYMSSNIRSDNQQLFEELSNEQVFMHIQPTEVKLRKRQRKINTEVGELKQKLAETTKNIVLSNREIRLLRYLELTEEEKEKLKGCHKISKKLEKLEAIGQEKDSDSEDDERENEMASLESNPSDSISSPHSTQPPSLTESMQMMDEILSDTNMDKVEKINRLEAILSAVAPLSGELEDKFSQTMEQTLPLLKNKDWSNLSQILNIGEPDRKNCSCRCHNSTFDDKCNDLNQTKKAEVGSQTLSTGDIVITRIHFREEDKVNERILDASPASKRGINMS from the coding sequence ATGGAATCAATGGAATATGAGCTCGCCAGAAACCTCACTCTGTTGTTTTTCGTGGAACGCCTGCTCGATAAAGGCGAGCCGAGAACGTTGCACGATCTGTCCTGTCAGTTTGGTGCCAAGGGGTTCACTAAGGAGATGCGTCAGATCGCTGGCGGGTCGCAGTCGGGGCTAAAGAAGTTCCTGGCTCAGTACCCGGCGTTGTTCAACATAGACGGGGACTATGTCGATATCAACACGTTCCAGAAGCATCTGAGCGGGGCTGGCGCGGGATCCAACAACGACTACATCGAGGAGGCGAAGGAGTATTTCGCCAGTAAGATGATCCAGTACGGAGAGGGCACGGAGGTGCCGATCAAGAGCCTGCTCGGGCACCGCTCGCAGGCGTCGCCTCAGGTACGTCACATCTCCGGGCAGCGCATCAAGGAGTTCAAAGACTTCTTGCTCAAGCACCCGGACACCTTCCAGATCATCGAGGATAACGTCGTTCTAGTCAGTGAGAACCACAGGCGCGGCAACACTTGCAGCAACTCTGAACAGTTCCACAACTTACCCGTTGCTCACATAAACACAGACACAGCACAGCAATTGCTCGATTATGTTGCTCAATGTATTGAAGCTAAAGGTCCAGTAATGGTGGACCAACTATTTCATCTTATTGTATCAAGGTTCCCACAAGAATATTGGTATCAAGTGTTTAAATCTCCGGCAGACTTGAATGCCTTTTTGAAACTGTTTTCTGATAGCTTCCATGTGCAATCCAACCTTGTCACATTAATTAGCAAACCAAAAATACCTGTAATGTATCTAAATGCAAAAGCAAAATCAAAGACTGAATCACCAAAGCCTTTGGCTGAGGAGAAGCCTGTATCCCCCGCTCCGCCTACTGTAGTGAGTCCGACCCCTTCAGACGGCCACCAGAGCCCTGCAAATAGAATACTCAGTCCTGTTGAATCTCCCCGAGGTCCGCAAGCTAACATTGCTAACCAGACTTTGAAGCAAAGGATAAATTCAATTGTTATTAAGAATTTGGCAGAGAATATGGTGCGAGATAGAGTGAACAATCACTTAAATGCCCGCAGTTCAGAAGAGACTAATGGTACTCCAAGCATAAGGAGTAATCTGATGGGCGAAGCTTGGAGGCAGAAAGTTCTTCAATGTACAACAGTTATAGCTAGTGTGAGAGAGTGTGCTACTTTAATCGACAGTATCATGAACCCTAAACGCACCACAAAAAGTATTGTCTCCTTTGATTGTGAAGGCATCAACTTGGGACTAAAAGGTGTCTTGACTCTCTGTCAAATTGCTACTATTAATGGTGAAGTATACATTCTAGATATAATGGCATGCCCAGGCATGGTTGTTGAAGGCAAAATCAAGGATCTTCTTGAAAGCGAAAATGTAATCAAAATTATACATGATTGTAGGAatgactcagtcaatttgtacAATCAGTTTGAGATCACTTTAAAGAATGTTTTTGATACACAGGCAGCTCATGCAGTGCTGCAGCTACAACAACAAGGTGTACCTGTTTACAAAGTTAAGAATTTGTCTCTGAATGCACTGTGTGAACTTTACAATGCTCCGATGAACCCAATGAAAGAACAATTGAAGAATGTTTACCGCAGAGATCAACGCTATTGGGCTAGGCGTCCATTATCTAAAGACATGATCATTTATGCCGCCTCTGATGTTTTATCTCTGGTAAACCCTGCCATTTACGCATACATGTCCTCAAATATCCGGTCTGACAACCAGCAGCTTTTTGAAGAACTGAGCAATGAGCAAGTCTTCATGCACATCCAACCTACAGAAGTGAAATTGAGGAAAAGGCAAAGAAAAATCAACACTGAAGTTGGTGAGTTGAAGCAAAAACTTGCTGAGACCACTAAGAATATTGTTCTTAGTAACCgagaaatcagattattaagaTATTTAGAGCTCACTGAAGAAGAGAAAGAGAAGCTAAAAGGTTGTCATAAAATATCAAAGAAGCTGGAGAAACTTGAAGCCATAGGGCAAGAAAAGGATTCTGATTCTGAAGATGATGAAAGAGAGAATGAAATGGCTAGTCTAGAGTCGAACCCTTCTGATTCTATCTCATCTCCTCACTCCACTCAGCCTCCAAGCCTGACTGAGTCCATGCAAATGATGGACGAAATTTTATCAGATACAAACATGGACAAGGTAGAAAAGATTAATCGCCTGGAGGCCATCTTATCTGCCGTCGCGCCACTGAGTGGTGAGTTAGAGGATAAATTCTCTCAAACCATGGAACAAACGCTGCCACTGCTCAAAAACAAAGACTGGTCCAATCTTAGCCAGATCTTGAACATTGGGGAACCGGACAGGAAGAATTGTTCATGTAGATGCCATAATTCCACTTTCGACGACAAATGTAATGATCTCAACCAGACTAAGAAGGCGGAGGTTGGCTCTCAAACCCTCAGCACCGGAGACATCGTCATCACGAGGATCCACTTCAGGGAAGAGGACAAGGTGAACGAGAGAATCCTGGACGCGTCTCCGGCCAGCAAACGGGGTATCAACATGTCCTGA
- the LOC133529342 gene encoding vacuolar protein sorting-associated protein 29: MLVLVLGDLHIPHRTGSLPPKFKKLLLPGRIQHILCTGNLCTKESYDYLKTLASDVHVVRGDFDENSTYPEQKVITVGQFRIGLVHGHQVVPWGDEESLALVQRQLDVDILISGHTHRFEAYEHENKFYINPGSATGAYSPLFRNPTPSFVLMDIQSSTVVTYVYKLLGDEVKVERIEYKKA, encoded by the exons ATG TTGGTACTAGTTCTCGGAGACTTACATATCCCACATCGCACCGGCAGCCTGCCGCCCAAGTTTAAGAAGCTGCTACTGCCAGGTCGCATCCAGCATATCCTGTGTACTGGCAACCTCTGTACTAAGGAGTCCTATGACTATTTGAAGACCCTAGCCAGTGATGTGCATGTGGTTAGAGGAGATTTTGATGAG AATTCCACCTACCCAGAACAAAAAGTCATAACCGTCGGCCAGTTCCGCATCGGCCTGGTCCATGGACACCAGGTAGTCCCCTGGGGCGACGAAGAGTCCCTTGCACTGGTGCAGAGGCAGCTAGATGTGGATATCCTGATTTCTGGACACACACACCGGTTTGAGGCGTACGAGCATGAGAACAAGTTTTATATCAATCCAGGGTCTGCTACTGGAGCTTACAGTCCACTGTTCAG GAACCCAACGCCGTCATTCGTGCTAATGGACATCCAGAGCTCCACCGTGGTCACATACGTGTACAAACTGCTGGGCGACGAGGTGAAGGTCGAGAGGATCGAGTACAAGAAGGCGTAG